From a region of the Marinomonas mediterranea MMB-1 genome:
- a CDS encoding BCCT family transporter encodes MDQSKPNSGREEYDTKYKIGQDNVQFMGLDVHNPVFSISALLILVFIIGAIAFPNEAKETLLSARGWSINNFDWFFMIAGNIFVLFCLALIVLPLGKIKLGGSKATPEHSTLTWFCMLFAAGMGIGLMFWSVAEPVAYYTGWYGTPLNVEAKTPDAESLAMGATMFHWGLHPWAIYGVVALSLAFVAYNKGLPLTIRSAFYPLFGDKVWGALGHFIDILSVIATIFGLATSLGFGAQQATSGLNFLFGIPNTLATQIVVIAVVTSVAIISVARGLEGGVKLLSNVNMIIAALLAIFVLIVGNTGAILASVGTLFVGYVENIIPLSNWIGRDDTTFYHGWTVFYWAWWISWSPFVGMFIARVSRGRTVREFIIAVLLVPTLVSIVWMAIFGGSAIEQVENGVGALANGISDASLAMFQMFEQLPLTSIISFVAIVLVLVFFVTSSDSGSLVIDGITAGGKTDAPMTQRIFWAVLEGVIAVALLVGGGSEALTAIQAAAITIGLPFTLLMLLMCVSLWKGLRSDMHLIK; translated from the coding sequence ATGGATCAGTCAAAGCCCAACTCGGGCCGAGAAGAATACGATACAAAATATAAAATTGGGCAGGACAATGTCCAATTTATGGGCCTCGATGTCCATAACCCCGTCTTTAGTATTAGCGCCCTGCTGATACTTGTATTTATCATTGGCGCTATTGCCTTCCCAAACGAAGCAAAAGAAACACTACTCAGTGCTCGCGGCTGGTCGATTAATAACTTCGATTGGTTTTTCATGATTGCCGGCAATATCTTCGTTCTATTTTGCCTCGCTTTGATTGTTCTACCATTAGGTAAAATAAAATTAGGCGGTAGCAAAGCGACGCCAGAACATTCGACCCTTACTTGGTTTTGTATGTTATTTGCTGCGGGCATGGGTATAGGTCTAATGTTCTGGAGTGTCGCAGAACCCGTCGCATACTACACTGGCTGGTACGGCACCCCGTTAAATGTCGAAGCGAAGACACCGGATGCAGAATCCCTCGCGATGGGTGCAACGATGTTCCATTGGGGTCTACACCCTTGGGCCATCTATGGTGTCGTGGCACTGTCTTTAGCCTTTGTCGCTTACAACAAGGGCTTACCTCTTACCATTCGTTCAGCCTTCTACCCGTTGTTTGGCGATAAAGTTTGGGGCGCACTCGGCCACTTCATTGATATTCTATCCGTGATCGCAACCATCTTTGGTCTTGCAACGTCATTGGGATTTGGTGCACAGCAAGCCACCAGCGGTTTGAACTTCCTGTTCGGAATTCCAAATACGTTAGCGACCCAAATCGTGGTCATTGCGGTTGTGACATCGGTTGCTATTATCTCCGTGGCTCGCGGTTTAGAAGGCGGCGTTAAGTTGCTATCTAACGTCAATATGATCATTGCGGCTTTGCTTGCTATCTTTGTCCTAATCGTAGGTAACACAGGCGCGATTCTAGCTTCCGTTGGCACTCTGTTTGTAGGCTATGTTGAAAACATTATCCCTCTAAGTAACTGGATCGGTCGTGACGATACAACCTTCTACCACGGTTGGACCGTCTTCTATTGGGCTTGGTGGATTTCTTGGTCTCCATTCGTCGGCATGTTTATCGCTCGCGTGTCTCGCGGACGTACCGTACGCGAATTTATTATTGCGGTCTTGCTTGTACCTACACTAGTATCCATTGTCTGGATGGCCATCTTCGGTGGTTCGGCAATTGAACAAGTGGAAAATGGCGTTGGCGCGTTAGCAAATGGCATTTCCGACGCATCACTGGCTATGTTCCAAATGTTTGAGCAGCTGCCTCTCACGTCCATTATTTCCTTTGTTGCGATCGTGCTTGTGCTTGTATTCTTCGTCACCTCGTCTGACTCTGGTTCATTAGTGATCGACGGTATCACCGCAGGCGGTAAGACTGACGCACCGATGACACAACGTATATTCTGGGCGGTATTAGAAGGTGTTATCGCGGTTGCATTGCTCGTAGGTGGCGGCTCAGAAGCCCTCACCGCGATTCAAGCAGCTGCCATCACAATTGGATTGCCGTTTACCCTATTGATGCTACTAATGTGCGTAAGCCTATGGAAAGGCCTGCGTTCTGATATGCATTTAATAAAATAA
- a CDS encoding ABC transporter ATP-binding protein, with protein MANVKLTNVKKVYSNNVEVMRDINLDIKQGEFIVFVGPSGCGKSTLLRMISGLEEISSGTLEIDGQNVTDVPPSLRGVAMVFQSYALYPHMTVYDNMAFSLQIAKVNKKEVDAQVRRAAEMLQLTPFLDRLPKALSGGQRQRVAIGRAIVRRPKVFLFDEPLSNLDAALRVATRMEIANLKESMPDSTMIYVTHDQVEAMTLADRIVLLSAGNIEQVGSPLELYANPENVFVAKFIGSPAMNVMPCMIESTGSNTQIKVANTFSISTPIASPEGDAGKPGFFGIRPEDLALAKEGEAALLEGEVSFVESLGEATLLYVTIPGVEDAVISKQQGTVDIHKGDTLRLTAVPEKLHLFNQDEQSYRCL; from the coding sequence ATGGCAAATGTAAAATTAACCAACGTAAAGAAAGTCTACTCGAATAATGTCGAAGTCATGCGCGACATTAACTTAGATATTAAGCAAGGCGAATTCATTGTATTCGTTGGTCCATCCGGTTGTGGTAAGTCCACACTTTTACGCATGATCTCAGGGTTGGAAGAAATTTCGTCTGGTACATTGGAAATTGATGGTCAAAATGTGACCGATGTTCCGCCTTCTCTACGTGGTGTAGCAATGGTTTTCCAAAGTTATGCCCTGTACCCACACATGACGGTGTATGACAATATGGCGTTTAGCCTTCAGATTGCGAAGGTGAATAAAAAAGAAGTCGACGCTCAAGTACGTCGTGCTGCGGAAATGTTGCAGTTAACGCCTTTCCTTGATCGTCTGCCAAAAGCACTGTCAGGCGGACAACGTCAGCGCGTAGCGATTGGTCGAGCGATTGTTCGTCGTCCTAAAGTATTCTTGTTCGATGAACCGCTTTCTAACCTTGATGCGGCGTTACGTGTTGCGACGCGTATGGAAATCGCGAACTTAAAAGAGAGCATGCCAGACTCTACTATGATCTATGTAACACACGATCAGGTAGAGGCGATGACACTTGCGGATCGCATTGTCTTGCTGTCCGCTGGGAATATCGAGCAAGTAGGCTCTCCTCTTGAACTATATGCCAACCCAGAAAATGTATTTGTGGCGAAGTTTATTGGCTCTCCTGCTATGAATGTGATGCCATGTATGATCGAATCGACTGGCAGCAATACACAAATAAAAGTGGCGAATACCTTCTCGATTAGCACACCTATTGCTTCTCCAGAAGGCGATGCTGGCAAACCGGGTTTCTTCGGAATTCGACCTGAAGACTTAGCTCTGGCGAAAGAAGGCGAAGCCGCTCTGCTTGAAGGCGAGGTTTCTTTTGTTGAATCGCTAGGGGAAGCAACCCTTCTGTATGTGACGATTCCGGGTGTAGAAGACGCGGTTATCTCTAAGCAACAGGGTACGGTTGATATCCATAAAGGCGACACGCTGCGTTTAACCGCTGTGCCTGAAAAGCTGCACCTCTTTAATCAAGATGAGCAGTCTTATCGCTGTTTGTAA
- a CDS encoding ABC transporter substrate-binding protein yields MKKRLVSAAIAATLSVPFSYADGHDGLIFEPGQDSRFHWSSYEDLKSVDLSGQSLTVFGPWLGSEKERFDKVIAYFSEATGAKVSYAGSDSFEQQIVIDAQAGSAPNISIFPQPGLASDLAAKGLLTPLDAEDEAAVKKDYAAGQSWVDLASFKDQNGEKEFYGVFYRADLKSLVWYSPDNFYDAGYDVPQSMEDLKSLTEQIVADGGTPWCIGLGSGAATGWPATDWVEDLMLRTQPADVYDQWVSNTVKFDDPRVVGAIEEFGWFARNDAFVDGGTKAVAATDFRDSPKGLFASPPKCYFHRQASFAPAFFPEGVELGIDADFFYFPSYASKDLGNPVLGAGTLVSITNDSEAAREFIDFIRSPIAHELWMAQTGFLSAHLGANPELYATETAKKQGEILRYATTFRFDASDLMPGKIGAGAFWTGMVNYADGESAEDVAKDIQKTWDALK; encoded by the coding sequence ATGAAAAAGCGTCTCGTGTCTGCAGCGATTGCAGCAACTCTAAGTGTCCCTTTCTCCTATGCGGACGGTCACGATGGTTTGATTTTCGAACCAGGACAAGATTCCCGTTTCCATTGGTCTAGCTATGAAGATCTAAAGTCAGTTGACCTTTCTGGTCAGTCATTGACTGTATTTGGCCCTTGGCTAGGCTCAGAAAAAGAGCGTTTCGACAAAGTGATTGCGTACTTTTCTGAAGCGACAGGTGCAAAAGTAAGCTACGCGGGTTCTGACTCGTTTGAGCAACAAATTGTGATTGATGCTCAAGCTGGCAGTGCTCCAAACATTTCGATATTCCCACAACCGGGCTTGGCTTCGGATCTGGCGGCAAAAGGTTTGCTAACCCCACTTGATGCTGAAGATGAAGCAGCGGTTAAAAAAGACTATGCTGCTGGGCAGTCGTGGGTCGATCTTGCTTCTTTTAAAGACCAGAATGGTGAAAAAGAATTCTACGGTGTTTTTTACCGTGCTGACCTGAAATCATTGGTGTGGTACTCGCCTGATAACTTCTACGACGCAGGCTATGACGTGCCGCAGTCTATGGAAGACCTAAAGTCGTTGACTGAACAAATCGTTGCTGATGGCGGTACGCCATGGTGTATTGGTTTGGGTTCTGGTGCTGCGACGGGCTGGCCTGCAACCGATTGGGTTGAAGACTTAATGCTTCGTACACAACCTGCTGATGTTTACGACCAGTGGGTATCCAATACCGTGAAATTTGACGATCCACGTGTTGTTGGGGCGATCGAGGAATTTGGTTGGTTTGCACGTAATGATGCGTTCGTAGATGGTGGTACTAAAGCCGTTGCTGCGACGGATTTCCGTGACAGTCCTAAAGGCTTATTCGCGTCTCCGCCAAAATGTTACTTCCATCGTCAAGCCTCGTTTGCTCCTGCATTCTTCCCTGAAGGTGTCGAGCTTGGCATTGATGCAGACTTCTTCTACTTCCCATCGTACGCCTCTAAAGACTTAGGTAATCCTGTCTTGGGTGCTGGTACTTTGGTCAGTATCACAAACGATTCTGAAGCCGCTCGTGAATTCATCGACTTCATTCGTTCTCCTATTGCGCACGAACTTTGGATGGCTCAAACCGGCTTCTTGAGTGCTCACTTGGGTGCTAACCCTGAGTTGTACGCAACAGAGACAGCTAAGAAGCAAGGTGAAATTCTGCGTTACGCGACGACGTTCCGTTTCGATGCATCCGATCTTATGCCAGGTAAAATTGGTGCCGGTGCATTCTGGACTGGAATGGTCAATTACGCCGACGGCGAAAGCGCTGAAGACGTAGCGAAAGACATCCAAAAAACTTGGGATGCTCTTAAGTAA
- a CDS encoding LacI family DNA-binding transcriptional regulator: MKKNSKKLTLKDVAAHLNVSTATISNAFNRPDQLSANLRQSILNECEQMGYFGPNAAARSLRTGRTGIVGIVLSDDLSYSLTDPVANQFLKGMAEVLSENDYNMLLLSAYESEQDAKSRMQASMVDGFVVYGHKPQQCKNAPWLVSNKNVITVDSFIKGMTSVNVENSESAYRIARHALSHKPSSVAIMGLALLDTDRVCRIREDELWDAAASISIQRLKGYEKALKEHGMSLPSERVWHIPVNNHKLAYQAAREALTMADRPQLLICMSDRIAIAAVQAALQMGIRVPEELQVVGFDGIPESGNFHPSITTVHQQTVEKGRVAAEVFLGLREEKDVVLETEIVIRESCPSIE, from the coding sequence ATGAAAAAGAATAGTAAAAAACTGACTCTCAAGGACGTGGCCGCCCACCTTAATGTGTCTACCGCCACAATCTCCAATGCCTTCAATCGCCCTGATCAGCTATCGGCGAACCTTCGACAGAGTATTCTTAACGAATGTGAGCAAATGGGCTACTTTGGTCCAAATGCGGCCGCGCGCAGCCTGCGTACGGGACGTACAGGCATCGTTGGTATCGTACTGTCTGATGATCTGAGCTACTCACTTACCGATCCCGTTGCTAATCAGTTTCTTAAAGGCATGGCCGAGGTACTGAGCGAAAACGATTACAATATGTTGCTCTTGTCTGCTTATGAGTCTGAGCAAGACGCGAAGTCGAGAATGCAGGCGTCGATGGTCGATGGCTTTGTCGTCTATGGTCATAAACCACAGCAGTGTAAAAACGCACCTTGGTTGGTCTCGAATAAGAACGTCATCACGGTCGACAGCTTTATTAAAGGCATGACGTCTGTCAACGTTGAAAACTCAGAAAGTGCCTACAGAATTGCTCGCCATGCTTTGTCTCATAAACCTTCCAGCGTCGCTATCATGGGACTGGCTTTGTTGGATACTGACCGTGTTTGCCGTATTCGCGAAGATGAGCTTTGGGATGCCGCCGCTTCGATCTCGATTCAACGCTTGAAGGGTTACGAAAAAGCCCTGAAAGAACACGGAATGAGTTTACCTTCCGAGCGGGTTTGGCATATTCCGGTGAACAATCATAAATTGGCGTATCAAGCTGCTCGTGAAGCACTCACGATGGCGGATCGTCCGCAATTGCTCATTTGTATGAGTGACCGAATTGCCATAGCGGCGGTCCAAGCAGCGCTTCAAATGGGCATTAGAGTGCCTGAAGAGTTGCAGGTCGTCGGTTTCGACGGGATTCCAGAAAGCGGTAACTTCCATCCTTCTATTACTACTGTCCATCAGCAAACTGTTGAGAAAGGGCGTGTCGCGGCAGAAGTGTTTCTCGGGCTTCGAGAAGAGAAGGACGTTGTTCTGGAAACAGAGATCGTGATTCGTGAAAGCTGCCCTTCCATAGAGTAA
- a CDS encoding carbohydrate kinase family protein: MTTKILSFGEALIDFLSNGAIKKGELETFTKFPGGAPANVAVAAALLGGDSHFVGQVGDDAFGHFLKDELEGYGVKTDSMLMTSDAKTALAFVSLDETGERSFEFYRNPSADMLFKSEDFSSAWFESAKGVFHTCSNTLTDENITAATMTGIELAKAANWVVSIDVNLRTNLWPNNTVDTARVITWMQTADVVKASLEELSVLASDPYALIQESLEKGVAVFVLTDGGNPVRYYTSTDKGEVQTPKVDVKDTTAAGDAFVGGLLYQLAEQGGDRASVQSLSQAQLHNIVRFAVACGADSVTRLGAYPSLPNLEQVEARLTQT, translated from the coding sequence ATGACAACAAAAATACTATCTTTCGGTGAAGCGTTAATCGACTTCCTTTCCAATGGCGCGATTAAAAAGGGCGAATTAGAGACCTTTACAAAGTTCCCCGGTGGCGCGCCTGCCAATGTGGCTGTTGCTGCGGCGTTGCTGGGTGGCGACAGTCATTTTGTTGGGCAAGTGGGCGACGATGCTTTTGGCCATTTCTTAAAAGACGAACTTGAAGGTTACGGCGTTAAAACCGATTCAATGCTCATGACAAGTGACGCCAAAACGGCGCTGGCATTTGTTAGCTTGGACGAAACGGGTGAGCGCAGCTTCGAGTTCTACCGCAATCCGTCAGCGGATATGCTGTTTAAAAGTGAGGATTTTTCGTCTGCTTGGTTCGAAAGTGCTAAAGGGGTCTTTCATACCTGTTCTAACACATTAACGGATGAAAACATTACAGCGGCGACCATGACGGGCATTGAGCTTGCGAAAGCGGCGAATTGGGTGGTCAGCATTGACGTGAATCTACGCACGAACTTGTGGCCAAACAATACCGTTGATACAGCACGCGTGATTACGTGGATGCAAACGGCAGACGTAGTAAAAGCAAGTCTTGAGGAGCTCAGTGTCTTGGCTTCCGATCCCTATGCCTTAATTCAAGAATCGCTTGAAAAAGGGGTCGCTGTCTTTGTTCTGACCGATGGCGGTAACCCGGTCAGATATTACACATCGACCGATAAGGGCGAGGTGCAAACACCTAAAGTGGATGTGAAAGATACAACCGCAGCAGGTGACGCGTTTGTTGGCGGTTTGCTGTATCAACTGGCAGAACAAGGCGGTGATCGTGCTTCGGTTCAGTCATTAAGTCAGGCGCAATTGCATAACATTGTTCGCTTTGCGGTAGCCTGTGGTGCTGATTCTGTCACGCGTTTAGGGGCATATCCCTCTTTACCGAATTTAGAGCAAGTTGAAGCGCGCTTGACTCAAACCTAA
- a CDS encoding TMEM165/GDT1 family protein gives MESLLTSTFTVALAEIGDKTQLLALFLAARFASKYQIILGILAATLLNHAVSAWLGLALADWIPEDRMNKIIAISFFVVGLWLLIPDKDNNDENTKTKNNAFIATFLLFFIAEIGDKTQVATVLLGAHYQSIFLVTVGTTLGMMIANVPVVLAGQHIMNKFNPAKAHIIACLFFIAIGVLTWWNGSW, from the coding sequence ATGGAATCGCTTCTAACCTCCACTTTTACCGTTGCTCTCGCTGAAATAGGCGATAAAACGCAGCTTCTGGCTCTCTTTCTGGCCGCTCGCTTTGCATCAAAGTACCAAATCATCTTAGGCATATTAGCCGCGACATTGCTGAATCACGCGGTATCCGCTTGGCTTGGATTAGCCCTTGCTGATTGGATTCCAGAAGATCGAATGAATAAAATCATTGCGATCAGCTTTTTCGTCGTCGGACTTTGGTTATTGATACCCGACAAAGACAACAACGATGAAAACACGAAAACCAAGAACAACGCTTTTATCGCCACTTTTTTACTCTTCTTCATCGCTGAAATTGGTGATAAAACACAAGTGGCGACCGTACTGCTAGGCGCTCATTATCAATCGATATTTCTGGTAACGGTAGGTACTACACTCGGAATGATGATTGCCAACGTCCCTGTTGTCTTAGCTGGGCAACATATTATGAACAAGTTTAACCCTGCCAAGGCGCATATCATTGCCTGTCTATTTTTTATCGCTATTGGGGTGCTAACTTGGTGGAATGGGAGCTGGTGA
- a CDS encoding carbohydrate ABC transporter permease encodes MGQLAIAFLTMTLGVLACAGYFYGSNALLDILFPSKNRPANVVARNLRIVNQVRPWLFLGPALLLLVFYLFYPVVQSAILSLYGRTGEEFVGLANYAWLFQSGEFLESFRNNMLWLIVVPTLSTFFGLIIATMTDRIWWGNIAKSLIFMPMAISFIGASIIWKFIYEYRSGGDEQIGLLNALVVFFGGEPQTWIQIPFWNNFFLMIILIWIQTGFAMVILSAALRGIPDETIEAAVLDGANGFQIFYRIMVPQIWGTIAVVWTTITILVLKVFDIVLAMTNGQWGTQVLANQMFSWLFQGGGDYGRSAVIALVIMVLVVPIMIWNIRNANAEMEGR; translated from the coding sequence ATGGGACAGCTCGCTATAGCGTTTTTGACCATGACCCTAGGTGTCCTTGCTTGTGCCGGCTACTTTTATGGCTCAAATGCACTCTTGGACATCCTCTTTCCATCGAAAAACCGCCCAGCGAACGTGGTTGCCCGCAACCTACGTATTGTGAATCAGGTTCGCCCCTGGTTGTTTTTAGGGCCTGCTCTATTGCTATTGGTTTTTTATCTGTTTTATCCAGTAGTACAGTCAGCCATTTTATCTTTATATGGAAGAACGGGCGAAGAATTTGTGGGATTAGCCAACTATGCTTGGCTGTTCCAGAGCGGTGAATTTTTAGAATCGTTCCGCAACAATATGTTGTGGTTGATTGTTGTGCCGACCTTGTCGACTTTCTTCGGTTTGATCATCGCAACGATGACGGATCGTATCTGGTGGGGCAACATCGCGAAAAGTTTGATTTTTATGCCGATGGCGATCTCTTTCATCGGCGCGTCGATCATTTGGAAGTTCATCTATGAATACCGCAGTGGTGGTGATGAGCAAATTGGTCTATTAAACGCATTGGTTGTTTTCTTTGGCGGTGAGCCTCAGACATGGATTCAAATCCCATTCTGGAACAACTTTTTCCTTATGATCATTCTGATTTGGATTCAAACTGGTTTTGCGATGGTTATCCTGTCTGCCGCGTTGCGCGGTATTCCTGATGAAACCATTGAAGCGGCAGTATTGGATGGCGCGAACGGTTTCCAGATCTTCTATCGCATTATGGTGCCGCAAATCTGGGGCACGATTGCGGTGGTTTGGACCACCATAACCATATTAGTACTTAAAGTCTTTGATATCGTGTTGGCGATGACAAACGGGCAGTGGGGTACGCAAGTGCTTGCCAATCAAATGTTTAGTTGGTTGTTCCAAGGCGGTGGTGATTATGGCCGAAGTGCTGTTATTGCTTTGGTTATCATGGTGTTGGTTGTGCCTATCATGATTTGGAACATTAGAAATGCCAATGCTGAAATGGAGGGCCGTTAA
- a CDS encoding alpha-glucosidase, whose amino-acid sequence MTSNLNWWKGGIIYQIYPRSFMDSNGDGVGDLKGITKKLGYVASLGVDAIWLSPIFTSPMKDFGYDVSDYRDIDPMFGSLADFKEMTDHAHELGLKVMIDQVISHSSDLHPWFEESRQDKTNPKADWYVWSDPKPDGSPPNNWLSIFGGSAWKWDSRRLQYYLHNFLDTQPDLNFHNPEVRQANLDNMRFWLDLGVDGFRLDTVNFYFHSQGLEDNPPVPPGEPKTKGAPEDNPYSYQRHVYDLSRPENLDFLKDLRAMMDEYPGTTTVGEIGDDFPLERMAEYTSGGDKLHMAYTFDFLNKPHSPEYIRDVLANMNEIVGDGWPCWALSNHDVVRSRTRWGAGEDPIAYPLVAMALIMSLRGSVCMYQGEELGLPEADVPFERIQDPYGIPLWPVFKGRDGCRTPMVWDNTPLGGFSNVEPWLPVDSDHLPLSVAEQEKDTTALLHKIRQFIKWRQQQPILVNGSLTLENVENEKLVSFIREFEGQRWLVVLNMTMDTQTSPVAHAVDQLVEGHGFDVSLSGDILTVPPYQAAYVKLA is encoded by the coding sequence ATGACATCCAATCTGAATTGGTGGAAAGGCGGGATTATCTATCAGATATACCCTAGAAGCTTTATGGATTCTAACGGTGATGGTGTCGGCGACCTGAAAGGGATCACGAAGAAGTTAGGTTACGTCGCTTCTTTGGGGGTCGACGCGATCTGGTTGTCGCCTATTTTTACCTCTCCAATGAAGGACTTTGGTTACGATGTCTCTGATTATCGAGATATTGACCCCATGTTTGGCTCGCTTGCCGACTTTAAAGAAATGACAGACCACGCACATGAGTTGGGTTTAAAAGTCATGATTGATCAGGTGATCAGTCACTCGTCTGACTTACATCCGTGGTTTGAAGAGAGCCGACAAGATAAAACCAACCCAAAAGCCGATTGGTATGTGTGGTCTGACCCTAAACCGGACGGCTCTCCACCAAATAACTGGTTGTCTATTTTTGGTGGCAGTGCTTGGAAATGGGACAGTCGTCGTCTTCAGTATTACTTGCATAACTTTTTGGATACTCAGCCCGATTTGAATTTCCATAACCCAGAAGTGCGTCAAGCTAACCTTGATAATATGCGCTTTTGGCTGGATCTAGGCGTTGATGGTTTCCGTTTGGATACCGTGAACTTCTATTTCCACAGTCAGGGCTTAGAAGACAATCCACCAGTGCCGCCAGGCGAGCCTAAAACCAAGGGCGCGCCAGAGGACAACCCTTATTCTTATCAGCGTCACGTATATGATTTAAGTCGTCCTGAAAACCTCGATTTTTTGAAAGATTTGCGCGCGATGATGGATGAATATCCGGGTACAACGACTGTTGGTGAAATCGGAGACGATTTCCCATTAGAGCGGATGGCAGAATACACGTCAGGTGGCGACAAGCTGCACATGGCGTATACCTTTGATTTTTTAAATAAGCCTCACTCACCAGAATACATTCGTGATGTGCTGGCGAATATGAATGAGATAGTCGGAGACGGCTGGCCATGTTGGGCGTTGTCGAATCATGATGTGGTCCGTTCGCGTACTCGTTGGGGAGCGGGAGAAGATCCGATTGCTTACCCTCTGGTTGCTATGGCACTTATTATGTCGTTACGCGGCAGTGTGTGTATGTATCAGGGAGAAGAATTAGGGCTGCCTGAAGCAGATGTTCCTTTTGAACGTATTCAGGACCCTTACGGTATTCCTTTGTGGCCCGTGTTTAAAGGTCGTGATGGCTGTCGTACTCCTATGGTTTGGGATAACACACCGTTAGGTGGTTTTTCGAATGTTGAACCTTGGCTCCCCGTTGATTCTGACCATTTACCGTTGAGTGTGGCGGAGCAAGAGAAAGATACCACAGCACTTCTGCATAAGATTCGTCAGTTTATTAAGTGGCGTCAGCAGCAGCCAATATTGGTGAACGGCTCTTTAACGCTTGAAAACGTAGAGAACGAGAAACTTGTGAGCTTTATTCGTGAGTTTGAAGGCCAACGCTGGTTAGTGGTATTGAATATGACAATGGACACCCAGACGAGTCCAGTTGCGCATGCTGTTGATCAGCTGGTAGAAGGGCACGGCTTTGATGTGTCGCTATCTGGCGACATTTTGACAGTCCCCCCTTATCAAGCCGCCTATGTTAAACTCGCTTAA
- a CDS encoding carbohydrate ABC transporter permease: MVTSKKGSALNMVVHATVLFLVIMWTIPTAGLFISSIRDKDQLSVSGWWTALSSSEQKKVYRTPSAEAEIRENDLYILRGNLLEGGPGEVIKFGISSLKPEAFEPGTETKNRRGVTFNVMANGDYELSSDKSFRRGVRIFYTAETPPRFTLDNYRTVLSSEGLGQSFINSLTVTIPATIIPILIAAFAAYALAWMKFPGRALLIAGVVGLLVVPLQMSLIPLLSVYSKIGAFFGVEAKGYVGIWLAHTGFGLPLAIYLLRNYISGLPSEIIESARVDGASDFVIFRKIILPLSFPALASFAIFQFLWVWNDLLIATVFLGNTEESLVLTGRLRELLGSRGGNWEILTASAFITIIIPLLVFFGLQRYLVRGLLAGSVK; this comes from the coding sequence ATGGTAACGTCTAAAAAAGGCTCTGCGTTGAACATGGTCGTACATGCGACCGTGCTTTTCTTGGTCATTATGTGGACCATTCCGACGGCTGGGTTGTTTATCTCATCCATTCGGGATAAAGATCAGCTTTCGGTTTCTGGCTGGTGGACGGCTTTGTCTTCTTCTGAGCAGAAAAAGGTCTATCGTACGCCCAGTGCCGAAGCAGAAATACGCGAAAATGACCTTTATATTCTTCGAGGTAACCTACTAGAAGGTGGCCCAGGTGAAGTCATTAAGTTCGGTATTAGCTCATTAAAGCCGGAAGCGTTTGAACCCGGTACAGAGACGAAGAACCGACGTGGTGTCACATTCAATGTGATGGCAAACGGCGATTACGAATTAAGCTCTGATAAATCATTCCGCCGCGGTGTCCGTATTTTTTATACGGCAGAAACACCGCCACGTTTCACGTTAGATAACTATCGAACCGTCTTAAGTTCCGAAGGGTTAGGACAGTCGTTTATAAACTCTCTGACGGTGACGATTCCAGCAACGATTATTCCGATATTGATTGCGGCGTTTGCGGCGTATGCACTTGCTTGGATGAAATTCCCGGGGCGTGCGTTGTTGATTGCAGGTGTCGTTGGATTGTTGGTGGTACCTCTGCAAATGTCTCTGATTCCTTTGCTTTCTGTTTACAGCAAAATTGGGGCGTTCTTCGGGGTGGAAGCGAAAGGCTACGTCGGGATATGGCTCGCTCATACTGGTTTTGGTTTGCCGCTGGCGATTTATTTGCTACGCAACTACATTTCTGGATTGCCAAGTGAAATCATCGAATCGGCACGGGTAGATGGTGCGTCCGATTTCGTTATCTTTCGTAAAATCATTTTGCCATTGTCATTTCCGGCTTTAGCGTCGTTCGCTATCTTCCAGTTCCTTTGGGTATGGAATGATTTGTTGATCGCGACGGTTTTCCTAGGGAACACCGAGGAAAGCCTGGTACTGACAGGCCGTTTGCGTGAACTGCTTGGATCGCGCGGTGGCAACTGGGAGATCCTGACGGCATCCGCCTTCATCACGATTATTATCCCGCTGTTAGTATTCTTTGGCCTGCAACGTTATTTGGTTCGCGGTCTGTTAGCGGGTTCTGTTAAGTAG